One Indicator indicator isolate 239-I01 chromosome 9, UM_Iind_1.1, whole genome shotgun sequence genomic window carries:
- the LOC128969002 gene encoding E3 ubiquitin-protein ligase RNF19B-like, giving the protein MERPTWVPRPLRLLGFFGRKPQAVGGEASPELEPEEPEEMCIVLALGEAGELVECPICLLPQPPEAFPTLASCHHRSCRACLEQYLHIAVSESRVPVACPHCPAMLQPADVHCLLAEPSLRDKYEEFLLRRLLVADPGTRWCPAPDCSYAVIAYGCAECPRLTCGREGCGTEFCYHCQQPWHPDGPCAPVLPAPSLASPSAQLTRPGDSAHTETMAQAEAEAIKVCPRCSAFIMKINDGSCNRMSCTVCGCLFCWLCLQEISDVHFLSPSGCTFWGKRPWSRSRRILWQLGMVLGAPMVISLVAGIAIPVITFGIPIYLGRKVLGQSRRSSLSGCQQCLSVTSSVLLSLFVSPIITAVTVGVGVPLMLTYVYGVVVLSLCRSRWGCGGSRSPPKDLGVVELENLTKLNELWSVLPSPRPTEDGAPDATISLPSSSHSPRHGSGWKEQDSQSASTVALAGSMLSEGQDMSLREGVNIEVEVSIEAVPHPAREQSLCSVLSGQSLSGDSLGGTSDRGSTVSVPAE; this is encoded by the exons ATGGAGCGGCCGACCTGGGTGCCGAGGCCTCTCCGCCTGCTGGGCTTCTTTGGGCGGAAGCCACAGGCTGTCGGAGGGGAGGCATCCCCAGAACTGGAACCAGAGGAACCTGAGGAGATGTGCATCGTGCTGGCACTGGGTGAGGCTGGGGAACTGGTGGAGTGTCCGAtctgcctgctgccccagcccccCGAGGCCTTTCCCACCCTGGCCTCCTGCCACCACCGCTCGTGCAGGGCCTGCCTGGAGCAGTACCTGCACATCGCCGTCAGTGAGAGCCGTGTGCCGGTGGCCTGCCCGCACTGCCCTGCCATGCTCCAGCCTGCTGATGTCCACTGCCTCTTGGCCGAGCCCAGTCTCCGGGACAAGTATGAGGAGTTCCTCCTGCGACGGCTCCTGGTGGCTGACCCAGGCACACGCTGGTGCCCTGCGCCTGACTGCAG CTACGCCGTCATCGCCTATGGCTGTGCCGAGTGTCCTCGCCTCACTTGTGGCCGTGAGGGCTGTGGCACCGAGTTCTGCTaccactgccagcagccctggcaccctGATGGACCTTGTGCCCCAGTGCTACCAGCCCCAAGCCTGGCCAGCCCTTCAGCGCAGCTCACCCGCCCGGGGGACTCAGCCCATACTGAGACCATGGCGCAAg CTGAGGCTGAAGCCATCAAGGTCTGTCCCCGCTGCAGTGCCTTCATCATGAAGATCAACGATGGAAGCTGCAACCGCATGAGCTGCACAGTGTGTGGCTGCCTCTTCTGCTGGCTCTGTCTGCAGGAGATCTCTGATGTCCACTTCCTGAg CCCCTCTGGCTGCACCTTCTGGGGGAAGAGGCCGTGGTCACGAAGCCGGAGGATCCTGTGGCAGCTGGGCATGGTGCTGGGGGCACCCATGGTGATCTCCCTTGTTGCAGGCATCGCTATCCCTGTCATTACCTTTGGGATCCCCATTTACCTGGGTAGGAAG GTGCTGGGCCAGAGCCGGAGGAGCAGCCTGTCAgggtgccagcagtgcctctCTGTCACCAGCAgcgttctcctctccctctttgtGTCCCCCATCATAACAGCTGTCACTGTGG GAGTTGGCGTGCCCCTGATGCTCACCTATGTCTatggggtggtggtgctgtCATTGTGCCGGAGCCGCTGGGGCTGTGGGGGCAGCCGCAGCCCTCCCAAGGATCTTGGGGTGGTGGAGCTGGAAAACCTCACCAAGT TGAATGAGCTGTGGTCGGTGCTGCCTAGCCCCAGGCCCACCGAGGATGGAGCCCCGGATGCCACcatctccctccccagcagcagccacagccctcgGCATGGGTCAGGCTGGAAGGAGCAGGACAGCCAATCGGCCAGCACAGTGGCCCTGGCAGGGAGCATGCTGAGCGAGGGCCAGGACATGTCCCTCAG GGAAGGTGTTAATATTGAGGTGGAGGTGTCAATTGAGGCAGTGCCACATCCTGCCCGGGAGCAGAGCCTCTGCAGTGTGCTGTCGGGGCAGAGTCTCTCTGGGGACTCCTTGGGAGGCACCAGTGACAGAGGCAGCACTGTCAGTGTCCCTGCAGagtga
- the ZNF513 gene encoding zinc finger protein 513, with product MPRRKQSHPQPVKGECAARLGGGGPAVTRGAPCVAADAEDGPEETTGAALVLPSDLLLGRGLAFEKGSPADTLVGKIAIPAYALSDDDCSSGYQQLSVESDPEEGGEPGPAALPCRQCGLQLAASLGQSCLQCAGTEAGRSQRIVYSCQLCPFASHYSSHLKRHMKTHNGEKPFACPQCAYASAQLVNLTRHLRTHTGEKPYRCTCCSFACSSLGNLKRHERVHSQDKPFQCAACDYRCNQSRNLKRHMLSHRMPEGEGPHRQDKDTEPLLPELSLHVGSGSGPFLPGCARLRGEEAAALPELLFPFTCRMCGLVLDDGFAQDEGLAEQVCGRCSLAVLGTEPGASPRKGTGDKGFACSLCPFVTHYPNHLARHMKTHSGEKPFACPLCPYASAHLDNLKRHQRVHTGEKPYKCQLCDYACGNLANLKRHGRIHSGDKPFQCSLCSYSCNQSMNLKRHMLRHTGEKPFQCRDCSYTTGHWDNYKRHQKIHGHTAESWVNPRNAKALLAPPAVGTALP from the exons ATGCCCCGGCGGAAGCAGAGCCACCCGCAGCCGGTGAAGGGTGAGTGCGCGGCGAGGCTGGGGGGCGGCGGCCCGGCGGTGACCCGCGGCGCTCCGTGTGTTGCAGCGGACGCCGAGGACGGCCCTGAGGAGACGACGGGAGCGGCGCTGGTGCTGCCTAGTGATTTGCTGCTGGGCCGCGGCCTGGCCTTCGAGAAGGGATCGCCAG CAGACACGCTGGTGGGGAAGATCGCCATCCCAGCATACGCGCTGAGTGACGACGACTGTTCTTCCGGCTACcagcagctgagtgtggagAGTGACCCTGAGGAGGGGGGTGAGCCAGGCCCGGCCGCGCTGCCCTGCCGCCAGTGTggtctgcagctggctgctagCCTcgggcagagctgcctgcagtgtgcaggCACCGAGGCGGGCCGCAGCCAGCGCATCGTCtactcctgccagctctgccccttcGCCTCCCACTACTCCAGCCACCTCAAGCGCCACATGAAGACCCACAATGGGGAGAAGCCGTTTGCCTGCCCTCAGTGTGCCTACGCATCTGCCCAGCTGGTGAACCTGACCCGGCACCTGCGTACACACACCGGGGAGAAGCCGTACCGCTgcacctgctgcagctttgcctgcagcagcctgggcaacCTCAAGCGCCATGAGCGGGTCCACAGCCAAGACAAGCCCTTCCAGTGCGCTGCCTGCGACTATCGCTGCAACCAGAGCCGCAACCTGAAGCGGCACATGCTCAGCCACCGCATGCCCGAGGGCGAGGGACCGCACCGGCAGGACAAGGACACAG AACCGCTGCTGCCAGAACTGAGCCTGCACGTGGGCAGTGGCAGCGGCCccttcctgcctggctgtgcccgGCTGCGGGGTGAGGAGGCAGCCGCGCTGCCTGAGCTGCTCTTCCCCTTCACGTGCCGCATGTGTGGGCTGGTGCTGGACGACGGCTTTGCGCAGGATGAGGGCCTGGCCGAGCAGGTCTGTGGGCGCTGCAGCCTGGCGGTGCTGGGCACCGAGCCGGGCGCCAGCCCCCGCAAGGGCACTGGGGACAAAGGCTTCgcctgcagcctctgcccctTCGTCACCCACTACCCCAACCACTTGGCGCGGCACATGAAGACGCACAGCGGGGAGAAGCCCTTTGCCTGCCCACTTTGCCCCTATGCCTCTGCCCACCTCGACAACCTGAAACGGCACCAGCGGGTGCACACAGGGGAGAAGCCCTACAAGTGCCAGCTCTGTGACTACGCCTGCGGCAACCTGGCCAACCTCAAGCGTCACGGGCGCATCCACTCGGGTGACAAGCCTTTCCAGTGCAGCCTCTGCAGCTacagctgcaaccagagcaTGAACCTGAAGCGGCACATGCTGCGGCACACGGGCGAGAAGCCCTTCCAGTGCCGGGACTGCTCCTACACCACTGGCCACTGGGACAACTACAAGCGCCACCAGAAGATCCACGGCCacacagctgagagctgggtcaACCCGCGCAATGCCAAAGCCCTCTTGGCCCCTCCAGCTGTGGGTACGGCCTTGCCCTGA
- the SNX17 gene encoding sorting nexin-17 isoform X2: MHFSIPETETRAGDGGAAYVAYNIHVNGVLHCRLRKEYGANVVPAFPPKKIFTLTPAEVEQRREQLEKYMQAVRQDPTLGGSETFNSFLRKAQQETQQIPTEEVVLEVLLSNGQKVKVTILTSDQTEDVLEAVASKLDLPDELIGYFSLFLVRETKDEAFSFVRKLQEFELPYVSVTSLHNPEFRIILRKSYWDSSYDDDVMEHRVGLNLLYAQTVSDIEHGWIPVNKEQHRQLKSLQEKVSKKEFIRLAQTLKYYGYLKFDPCITDFPEKGCHVVVSAGNNELNFQVRLPSEQIKEGSFKVTRMRCWRVTSSVPMSNGPSGSSPGKSEVKLELAFEYLMSKDRLQWVTITSPQAIMLSICLQSMVDELMVKKSGGSIRKMFRRRVNGALRRSESQQAVKSPPLLDSPDASREPMAKLSSKLTSVSLRGISHSSSANDVGANDFHGNYAFEGIGDEDL, translated from the exons ATGCACTTCTCCATCCCCGAGACCGAGACCCGCGCCGGCGACGGCGGAGCCGCCTACGTG GCTTACAACATCCACGTGAATGGGGTGTTGCACTGCCGA CTAAGGAAGGAATATGGCGCTAACGTGGTCCCAGCCTTCCCCCCAAAGAAGATCTTCACACTCACCCCAGCAGAGGTAGAGCAGCGACGTGAACAGCTGGAGAAGTACATGCAGGCAG TGAGGCAGGACCCGACGCTGGGAGGCAGTGAGACCTTCAACAGCTTCCTGCGCAAGGCCCAGcag GAGACACAGCAGATACCTacagaggaggtggtgctggaagtgctgctctccaatggccagaaggtcaaggtCACCATTCTTACCTCGGACCAGACAGAGGATGTCCTTGAG GCAGTGGCCTCCAAGCTGGATCTGCCAGATGAACTGATTGGATACTTTAGCCTCTTCCTAGTGAGGGAGACCAAGGATGAAGCTTTCTCCT TCGTGCGGAAGTTGCAGGAGTTTGAGCTGCCCTATGTGTCTGTcaccagcctgcacaaccctgAGTTCAGGATCATCCTGCGCAAGAG CTACTGGGATTCCTCATATGACGATGATGTAATGGAGCATCGCGTGGGGTTGAACTTGCTGTATGCACAG ACGGTGTCAGACATTGAGCATGGATGGATCCCTGTAAACAAGGAACAGCACCGGCAGCTGAAGTCCCTGCAGGAAAAAGTCTCCAAGAAGGAG ttcATCCGGCTGGCACAGACCCTGAAGTACTATGGCTATCTCAAGTTTGACCCCTGCATTACCGACTTCCCTGAGAAGGGTTGCCATGTTGTGGTCAGTGCTGGCAACAACGAGCTCAACTTCCAGGTGCGGCTGCCCAGCGAGCAGATCAAGGAGGGCAGCTTCAAGGTCACACGCATGCGGTGCTGGCGCGTCACATCCTCG GTGCCTATGAGCAACGGTCCCTCAGGGAGCAGTCCAGGGAAGTCTGAGGTGAAGCTGGAGTTGGCTTTTGAGTATCTAATGAGCAAGGATCGACTGCAGTGGGTTACCATCACCAGTCCACAG GCAATCATGCTGAGCATCTGCCTGCAGTCCATGGTGGATGAGCTGATGGTCAAAAAGTCTGGAGGCAGCATCCGCAAG ATGTTTCGGCGGCGGGTAAACGGGGCCCTGCGGCGCTCAGAGAGCCAGCAAGCTGTGAAATCACCCCCACTGCTG GACTCACCCGATGCCTCCCGGGAACCAATGGCCAAACTCTCG AGCAAGCTCACCTCTGTCAGCCTGCGAGGGATTAGCCACTCCAGCTCAGCTAACGACGTGGGTGCCAACGACTTCCATGGCAATTATGCCTTTGAGGGCATCGGTGACGAAGATCTGTAG
- the SNX17 gene encoding sorting nexin-17 isoform X1 has protein sequence MHFSIPETETRAGDGGAAYVAYNIHVNGVLHCRVRYSQLLGLHEQLRKEYGANVVPAFPPKKIFTLTPAEVEQRREQLEKYMQAVRQDPTLGGSETFNSFLRKAQQETQQIPTEEVVLEVLLSNGQKVKVTILTSDQTEDVLEAVASKLDLPDELIGYFSLFLVRETKDEAFSFVRKLQEFELPYVSVTSLHNPEFRIILRKSYWDSSYDDDVMEHRVGLNLLYAQTVSDIEHGWIPVNKEQHRQLKSLQEKVSKKEFIRLAQTLKYYGYLKFDPCITDFPEKGCHVVVSAGNNELNFQVRLPSEQIKEGSFKVTRMRCWRVTSSVPMSNGPSGSSPGKSEVKLELAFEYLMSKDRLQWVTITSPQAIMLSICLQSMVDELMVKKSGGSIRKMFRRRVNGALRRSESQQAVKSPPLLDSPDASREPMAKLSSKLTSVSLRGISHSSSANDVGANDFHGNYAFEGIGDEDL, from the exons ATGCACTTCTCCATCCCCGAGACCGAGACCCGCGCCGGCGACGGCGGAGCCGCCTACGTG GCTTACAACATCCACGTGAATGGGGTGTTGCACTGCCGAGTGCGCTacagccagctcctggggctgcatGAGCAG CTAAGGAAGGAATATGGCGCTAACGTGGTCCCAGCCTTCCCCCCAAAGAAGATCTTCACACTCACCCCAGCAGAGGTAGAGCAGCGACGTGAACAGCTGGAGAAGTACATGCAGGCAG TGAGGCAGGACCCGACGCTGGGAGGCAGTGAGACCTTCAACAGCTTCCTGCGCAAGGCCCAGcag GAGACACAGCAGATACCTacagaggaggtggtgctggaagtgctgctctccaatggccagaaggtcaaggtCACCATTCTTACCTCGGACCAGACAGAGGATGTCCTTGAG GCAGTGGCCTCCAAGCTGGATCTGCCAGATGAACTGATTGGATACTTTAGCCTCTTCCTAGTGAGGGAGACCAAGGATGAAGCTTTCTCCT TCGTGCGGAAGTTGCAGGAGTTTGAGCTGCCCTATGTGTCTGTcaccagcctgcacaaccctgAGTTCAGGATCATCCTGCGCAAGAG CTACTGGGATTCCTCATATGACGATGATGTAATGGAGCATCGCGTGGGGTTGAACTTGCTGTATGCACAG ACGGTGTCAGACATTGAGCATGGATGGATCCCTGTAAACAAGGAACAGCACCGGCAGCTGAAGTCCCTGCAGGAAAAAGTCTCCAAGAAGGAG ttcATCCGGCTGGCACAGACCCTGAAGTACTATGGCTATCTCAAGTTTGACCCCTGCATTACCGACTTCCCTGAGAAGGGTTGCCATGTTGTGGTCAGTGCTGGCAACAACGAGCTCAACTTCCAGGTGCGGCTGCCCAGCGAGCAGATCAAGGAGGGCAGCTTCAAGGTCACACGCATGCGGTGCTGGCGCGTCACATCCTCG GTGCCTATGAGCAACGGTCCCTCAGGGAGCAGTCCAGGGAAGTCTGAGGTGAAGCTGGAGTTGGCTTTTGAGTATCTAATGAGCAAGGATCGACTGCAGTGGGTTACCATCACCAGTCCACAG GCAATCATGCTGAGCATCTGCCTGCAGTCCATGGTGGATGAGCTGATGGTCAAAAAGTCTGGAGGCAGCATCCGCAAG ATGTTTCGGCGGCGGGTAAACGGGGCCCTGCGGCGCTCAGAGAGCCAGCAAGCTGTGAAATCACCCCCACTGCTG GACTCACCCGATGCCTCCCGGGAACCAATGGCCAAACTCTCG AGCAAGCTCACCTCTGTCAGCCTGCGAGGGATTAGCCACTCCAGCTCAGCTAACGACGTGGGTGCCAACGACTTCCATGGCAATTATGCCTTTGAGGGCATCGGTGACGAAGATCTGTAG
- the SNX17 gene encoding sorting nexin-17 isoform X3, whose translation MHFSIPETETRAGDGGAAYVLRKEYGANVVPAFPPKKIFTLTPAEVEQRREQLEKYMQAVRQDPTLGGSETFNSFLRKAQQETQQIPTEEVVLEVLLSNGQKVKVTILTSDQTEDVLEAVASKLDLPDELIGYFSLFLVRETKDEAFSFVRKLQEFELPYVSVTSLHNPEFRIILRKSYWDSSYDDDVMEHRVGLNLLYAQTVSDIEHGWIPVNKEQHRQLKSLQEKVSKKEFIRLAQTLKYYGYLKFDPCITDFPEKGCHVVVSAGNNELNFQVRLPSEQIKEGSFKVTRMRCWRVTSSVPMSNGPSGSSPGKSEVKLELAFEYLMSKDRLQWVTITSPQAIMLSICLQSMVDELMVKKSGGSIRKMFRRRVNGALRRSESQQAVKSPPLLDSPDASREPMAKLSSKLTSVSLRGISHSSSANDVGANDFHGNYAFEGIGDEDL comes from the exons ATGCACTTCTCCATCCCCGAGACCGAGACCCGCGCCGGCGACGGCGGAGCCGCCTACGTG CTAAGGAAGGAATATGGCGCTAACGTGGTCCCAGCCTTCCCCCCAAAGAAGATCTTCACACTCACCCCAGCAGAGGTAGAGCAGCGACGTGAACAGCTGGAGAAGTACATGCAGGCAG TGAGGCAGGACCCGACGCTGGGAGGCAGTGAGACCTTCAACAGCTTCCTGCGCAAGGCCCAGcag GAGACACAGCAGATACCTacagaggaggtggtgctggaagtgctgctctccaatggccagaaggtcaaggtCACCATTCTTACCTCGGACCAGACAGAGGATGTCCTTGAG GCAGTGGCCTCCAAGCTGGATCTGCCAGATGAACTGATTGGATACTTTAGCCTCTTCCTAGTGAGGGAGACCAAGGATGAAGCTTTCTCCT TCGTGCGGAAGTTGCAGGAGTTTGAGCTGCCCTATGTGTCTGTcaccagcctgcacaaccctgAGTTCAGGATCATCCTGCGCAAGAG CTACTGGGATTCCTCATATGACGATGATGTAATGGAGCATCGCGTGGGGTTGAACTTGCTGTATGCACAG ACGGTGTCAGACATTGAGCATGGATGGATCCCTGTAAACAAGGAACAGCACCGGCAGCTGAAGTCCCTGCAGGAAAAAGTCTCCAAGAAGGAG ttcATCCGGCTGGCACAGACCCTGAAGTACTATGGCTATCTCAAGTTTGACCCCTGCATTACCGACTTCCCTGAGAAGGGTTGCCATGTTGTGGTCAGTGCTGGCAACAACGAGCTCAACTTCCAGGTGCGGCTGCCCAGCGAGCAGATCAAGGAGGGCAGCTTCAAGGTCACACGCATGCGGTGCTGGCGCGTCACATCCTCG GTGCCTATGAGCAACGGTCCCTCAGGGAGCAGTCCAGGGAAGTCTGAGGTGAAGCTGGAGTTGGCTTTTGAGTATCTAATGAGCAAGGATCGACTGCAGTGGGTTACCATCACCAGTCCACAG GCAATCATGCTGAGCATCTGCCTGCAGTCCATGGTGGATGAGCTGATGGTCAAAAAGTCTGGAGGCAGCATCCGCAAG ATGTTTCGGCGGCGGGTAAACGGGGCCCTGCGGCGCTCAGAGAGCCAGCAAGCTGTGAAATCACCCCCACTGCTG GACTCACCCGATGCCTCCCGGGAACCAATGGCCAAACTCTCG AGCAAGCTCACCTCTGTCAGCCTGCGAGGGATTAGCCACTCCAGCTCAGCTAACGACGTGGGTGCCAACGACTTCCATGGCAATTATGCCTTTGAGGGCATCGGTGACGAAGATCTGTAG
- the EIF2B4 gene encoding translation initiation factor eIF-2B subunit delta — MAERVAPGGECGTQGRGLGMAVGGTGPEAVVPVPAGPQVSRAGDQRGAGAEGCAPPDGLCWQAPELSREEKLQLRKEKKQQKKKKKSEKAAEPPEPGTPSEPGPPRVAAQPAASPALADGTNDGEKPSGGKSKAELRAERRAKQEAERAQKQAKKAEQSQAAIAAKPRLTPTEPQSVVKRLPEHVQVDDPAAQRKLAKKLERQQVPLRQDYGTKVNLFSHLHQYSRKKPLTQQMSIPSTVIHPAVVRLGLQYSQGIINGSNARCIALLEVFKQLIRDYSTPPNEELSRDLVAKLKPHISFLNQCRPLSASMGNAIKFLKKEISSLPDTLREEEAKEKLQDTIDKYLREKILLAAEAISRSAFEKINDNDVILVYGCSSLVNRTLCDAHVKKGRAFRVIVVDSRPRLEGRETLRRLVRQGLHCTYVMINAISYVLPEVSKVLLGAHALLANGSVMSRVGTSQIALVSKAYNVPVLVCCETYKFCERVQTDSFVSNELDDPDDLIVLRNGQAQLGGWAENKSLRLLNLVYDVTPPDLVDLVITDLGMIPCTSVPVVLRVKSVDQ, encoded by the exons ATGGCGGAGCGTGTCGCGCCGGGCGGTGAGTGCGGGacccagggacggggcctcggGATGGCGGTGGGCG GTACGGGCCCCGAAGCAGTCGTGCCGGTTCCGGCGGGACCGCAGGTAAGCAGAGCCGGGGACCAGCGTGGGGCTGGGGCCGAGGGCTGCGCGCCGCCTGATGGTCTGTGCTGGCAGGCTCCGGAGCTGTCCcgggaggagaagctgcagctgcggaaagagaagaagcagcagaagaagaaaaagaaaagcgaGAAGGCGGCCGAGCCTCCGGAGCCCGGGACGCCCTCGGAGCCAGGGCCACCGCGAG TAGCCGCTCAACCCGCGGCCTCCCCAGCCTTGGCTGATGGCACCAACGATGGCGAGAAGCCCTCAGGGGGCAAGAGCAAAGCTGAGCTGCGAGCAGAGCGCCGGGCCAAGCAGGAGGCTGAGCGAGCCCAGAAGCAGGCCAAGAAAGCAGAACAGAGCCAAGCAGCCATAGCAGCCAAGCCCAGGCTGACCCCGACCGAACCTCAGTCTG TGGTAAAGCGGCTGCCAGAGCACGTACAGGTGGATGACCCTGCTGCCCAGAGGAAGCTGGCCAAGAAGCTGGAGCGGCAGCAG GTGCCTCTGAGGCAGGACTATGGGACCAAGGTCAACCTGTTCTCCCACCTACACCAGTACAGCCGGAAGAAGCCACTGACGCAGCAGATGAG CATCCCCTCCACAGTCATTCACCCAGCTGTGGTGCGCCTGGGCCTCCAGTACTCCCAGGGCATCATCAATGGCTCCAATGCCCGTTGCATCGCTCTGCTGGAAGTCTTCAAACAG CTGATCCGGGACTACTCAACTCCTCCCAATGAGGAGCTGTCACGGGACCTGGTGGCCAAGCTGAAGCCACACATCAG cttcctgaacCAGTGCCGGCCCCTTTCAGCCAGCATGGGCAATGCTATTAAGTTCCTCAAGAAGGAGATCTCttcccttcctgacaccctgagagaggaggag GcaaaggagaagctgcaggacACTATTGACAAGTATCTGCGGGAGAAGATTCTTTTGGCAGCTGAAGCCATTTCAAGGTCTGCCTTTGAGAAGATCAATGACAATGATGTGATCCTGGTGTATGGATG CTCCTCCCTGGTGAACCGCACACTGTGTGATGCCCACGTGAAGAAGGGCCGGGCCTTCCGTGTGATCGTGGTGGACAGCCGGCCACGACTGGAGGGCCGGGAGACGCTGCGCCGGCTGGTGCGGCAAGGCCTTCATTGCACCTACGTCATGATCAACGCCATCTCCTACGTGCTGCCCGAG GTCTCcaaagtgctgctgggagcccaTGCACTCCTGGCCAATGGCTCTGTCATGTCCCGGGTGGGGACATCCCAGATAGCACTGGTCTCCAAGGCCTACAATGTGCCCGTCCTGGTGTGCTGTGAGACCTACAAGTTCTGTGAGAGAGTGCAGACAGACTCTTTCGTCTCCAACGAGCTGG atGATCCTGATGACCTCATCGTGCTCCGAAATGGCCAGGCCCAGCTGGGTGGCTGGGCAGAGAACAAGTCCTTGCGCCTCCTCAACCTGGTCTACGACGTGACACCACCTGACCTGGTGGATCTGGTCATCACAGACTTGGGCATGATCCCCTGCACCTCGGTGCCTGTCGTCCTGCGTGTCAAGAGTGTGGATCAATAG